Genomic window (Rhododendron vialii isolate Sample 1 chromosome 4a, ASM3025357v1):
TTGCAGGATCAGCTCTTTAGCATTATTGATTTCTCACCAAACTGGGCATATACAGGCTCAGAAATTAAGGTATTCTGTACAATTCTGCGATTTCGACAGTGATTTCAACGGGGTTATTGACTGTCTCACCTTTTCAGTAATAGTAACAATAAAATGAACGATCAAGGAATGTTGTATCACTAAGTAATGTAAttgtttttttggtcttttcacGTTGTTGATGCTCAGGTCTTGATTACGGGAAGATTTCTGATGAGTCAGCATGATGTGGAAAACTGTAAGTGGTCATGCATGTTTGGAGAAGTAGAAGTTCCAGTTGAGATGGTAACAGATGGTGTGCTTCGTTACCATACTCCATTACACAAGGCTGGGAGGGTACCCTTCTACGTAACGTGTTCCAATAGGTTAGCATGTAGTGAAGTGTGAGAGTTTGAGTACAGAGTTAATAGCAATGTTCAGGATGTTTTGGATATATATTGTGGCAGTATGAATGAAATTATTCTTCATATGCGATTTGGAAAATTGTTATCCCAGGACTCTGCGAGTCCCCCAAGTTACACTGTTGAGAATTCTCATCTGAATATTAAAATCAGTTCTCTACTAAAAGGGGATAACAATGAGTGGGAGCAAAAGTTACTGCTTACCTTAGAACAAGAATTCTCTCAAGAGAAAGTAAAGGAGCATATGCTACAAAAGCTGTTGAAGGAGAAGTTACATGTATGGCTCCTTCAAAAGGTTGTTGAAGGAGGAAAAGGCCCAAGTGTATTGGATGAAGAGGGCCAAGGTGTGCTAAATTTGCGGCAACACTTGGTTACGATTGGGCTATACCTCCCACACCAGCTTGTGGTGTTAGTGTCAACTTCCATGATGTGAATGGGTGGATGACACTCCATTGGGCAGCATCATGTGGCAGGTAAGACCttgatttttgtattgtttATTTGAGTTAAtgagcatggtaatgtgcatataaattgaattgggtctctagaccTGCCATCTCTAATGCCATTTGGCTTttatttgggggcatggttccgtaGCAAAACAGATATAGGGGGGCCACTATTTCAGTGGCATTTtaagagcagccactttgtacatattgccaaaggttaggtctgtctccaatcctcccctgcctatacccccaatgattggagactacatgggttctgttgtttgTTGTATAATTGTCTTCCCTATATGCTCCCTTTGTCTTACTTCGTCTGTTCATGTCCAGCAtcattttgtttgttattttttggcCATTGTGGCCTTTAATTGGATCAATGAGAAATGTAATTATGGAACTTTTGAACTTTTTGCACCAATCAAAGGATCTCAAAAAGTACGAATGGACTAAGTTTCAAATTCATTGTGCCCTTTGATTGGATCAACGTATGATCTACTTCAGTGAACAATTTTTTCGAAATGTGTTCCACCAAACAAAAGATCTCAGTTCATTCcaaaaaaggattaaaagagaaaatatggaTGCACGTTTGAGATATCTAGAGTAGTTAAAATGCAAAACCAAAGTAGGCCGGGGTGAGTATATGTTTCTTTACCGTATGCATCTTGTGTTCCTTTGATGGGACAAGGGAACTTATAGAAAAAAATGAGTGTCAGCCTTTCTCAAAATTTAATTTGCTTTTTTGGGAAATCCTTCCTTTgcatttcttcttatttttgggGTAGTAATGTCCTTCCTACTTAGGGAGAGAACAATTGGTTTCCTTATGTCCCTCGGTGCAGCTCCCGATGCATTGAAAGATCCAAATCCTATTTACCCCTCTGGATAAACAACAGCAGATCTAGCTTCCAGTAATGGGAACAAAGGGATTGCTGATTATCTGGCAGAATCTACCTTGAGCTCTCACCTTACAATACTTCAGTTAAAAGATACCATAGAGGGTGAGGCTGTTGAAATTTCTGGCGTCCAAGCTGTACAAATAGTTTGAGAAGGAATAGCAACTCCAACTATTGGTGGGGACATGGCACATGGGTCACTGAAGGATTCATTAGCTACTGTTTGTAATGCTACTCAAGCTGCTACTTGCATTCATCAAGTCTTCAGATTGCAGTCATTCCAAAGAAAGCAACTCAAAGAGTACGACGAAAATAAATTAGGAATGTCAGATGAGCGTGCTCTTTCACTTGTTGCTGTCAGGACTAGCAGGCTGGGACATGATGAGCCTGTGCATGCCGCCGCAACACGgatacaaaataaattttggagtTATAAGGAAAGGAAAGACTTTTTAACACTACACCAGCAAGTTGTGAAAATTCAGGTGTGAAATTGTTGTCTTTCTTTTAACAAAGTTATGGCTCTTTTGAAGGTACAAAACTGTATTTTGGTACTTTTTTGGTTAGCTAGGAGAAGGAAACTGTTTGgaaacattttgaaaatgtaACTAGAACAGAATTATATGTCAGAAGAATTGAGGGAGTGTTGGAAACTTCATTGTTGGATATTTCTAATAGGTGTCCAAACTACCCTATGTATCACTCAGTATGTTTCATAGAATTTCAACATGTTCCATGCAGTTCAATATGTGTCAGTGGAAGCATTGAAAATTCATGATTCCTCATATGCTTTCTTTCAGTCTCCTATGAAACAGAAATATATCGGCCTTTTCAATGTTAATGAGATGATTATGTTCCTTGGCTCTTTCCAATTGCTTATTCACGTTCTTCCTTACAAATCCTTCTCTAaagtttactttatttttgtagacacctcccaaacagGGCATcaccatacagattgatcatcgtttgtttgtttggttgtttgcttcataaaccaagatcgtggatatcccatagctaggaacatcgccacatgatagtggttatcatcaaaacagagtctatacctagtttataaaaactaggaaaaacaaatagagattctggatacgggagccaaaagaataataaggggaaggtgatatgcacccctctttgcccagtcgtgagactgacCCATAGTTGTTCAACATACGATTAATACATGCTTTATctaattctaaacacatagtctatttttagcctttaaacagttgaTATGATGAGCCAACACGATAATCGAAACATGCATCAAAATGAGCAGAAAAGTTAAACTATTTCAGGAAAATAGATCCCttggccggtgaatggatgtcacggccaaAGGATCCCAATGGATCGATGTACTGACCGAGGGATTGAttccccagccgatgttcttcctcacaccagactaaataaTTAATCAGAAAATCAAAACGCTACAATTACTATACAAAAACGTGaaagagatcaaaccataggcccctgggcctcaccaccttgatccctcagttgcttcaTTGCTTCGGATTAGAGGGGATTGACTGATTTActtctcgaaaaccctagggttagggtttgtacttcgggggtttgatcgtcggattgcggctgccttcggaaggttagggcttttgtagaggggatatgagagagtatttGTGCAaagtttcgtggctagagagggtgatTTTTGATGTGAATTGTATGTATTTTTGAAACCCTaaggcctctttatataggcaattggtgactcactccggccaatcaaatggcgtgaatcaataaggaataTAGGGTAAATAAGATCTCTAGACGAAATCTACTTCGTAGCCTGAACGCATCGGAAAAAggttgctagggttttggtgatcggatcaaacgtatgacagaacattccaaaatctggaaaatagatgatctggtggccgaagaaTCGATCTGGCTATCGAGGAATCAATTTCTTagagagattttcaagcaacatgtttcacgggtgaaagaatgaagttgaggccatGAGATCAATATTACGGTCGAAagatggattctcctaggattctgtatttctgtctgaaaggctatatggctctgaattgggtcatctaagtggctaaaagtactcaccaaaagtccatgggtttacgagaagttgtgggcatgcgtgcccctttttctttcctaggAAGGGATTCCGTTCCCCTCCTAAAAGAGAAAAGTGCcggttcgcgggagcgctttcagctggacgacaagcgctcgcaaaaatacagagtcgccactcgggtttgaaggtccgacacccaaggaaccgtatttcgaagcacttgtcgcgctgtttgatttgaaaaagttaaggaaccagtccgtcataaccatatctgggttcgggagccaggttacgagaggggaagggttttatggcacccctctcacccaatccggagatcggtctctacttaggcatttgcgaaaatgtttatttgcgattctgtttgattaatcaatttttagccaattagggcaggggaacagttaatcggggatttaaaactgtaacatgtttgcaggatgtgatagatagcatggatgagcagttagtataggatgagaacagactgctgtgggagtttaaacaaactgggaggcccctgttttggagtgacgtgcgtaggaataAACTagtatgcactgaacaagtcactgcatacTGTTTattcctgcgcgcacaactccaagacacgcgcgcgccggtgagctcaaacccacagcccttattctcaaaccatctgggctctggaaggaccagtgcacacccaggacaaaccacgcagtttataggcagcataatatacagtttaaaggctgtaaagccttacaaattaataaaacaccccataaacagtgtggggacaaaataatggcctaaaactaagctacccgtgcaaggccactcactggtcagaggcatactatcgcgcgacacagccagtctggcgcgcgatgtcgcaccctggcgcgggatggccgcgccctggcgcaaccagaccagtgcttggtttacactttTCTGGGTTCTCAAAAAtagcagaaactcatattgaactaagactaacagtttatactaaggaaagcagtaaactgatttttatcatgcttaacagtgatctataacataataaagcacaaaacagtaggaaccaatccccacgcggaccagcgagcacagactagaccagtcgcgcgcgtgagtgggtccgtcgcgcgctgattcgtaccacgacggtttttgaaaccttgccagctttaggaccagaactggtattgattaccagccttggccctgccagcccccctcagggatcagaacagaaaacagaacagaggtaagctataccttcggttttgagtttgaaaggtgtttgaactttgatgtttgaaaatGGTGTGAAAATGGGGTGTAAGATTTTGTAACCTTTCTAACCCAAGGAGTGGATTTTCTAAcccttcatgtatcaatttttttgaacccctttaatggaagaagaatgggagtatttatagggatggatggtgataaatctggttggtgcaaggagaggagctcaaccagtccacgaggctggttgagatttgcttggtggctaagcatcccagctgataaaggtgatggggacagctttgaccatcgcgcgacagagtgagtgtgtcgcgcgatggtgcgccagggcgcaccatcgcgcgatggagtgagtcgggcgtgcgatggtgcgccctggcgcgggatggttgcgccctggcgcgcatcagcggggtttttggtttttgaagtggcttaggctaggttaggttcaaaggttttgcaaacactcaaagctcaaacacactatcattcccggggtgttcttgatccatttcatcatcggggaatcaaaaaccgtaagtaaactaatctggaagcccaaattggggtgtctacggaagtcaatcagcaatcactgtatccattcatcatcgggatggtccccaagatgggacttgaaataatcgttaggccaaattggggtgtccaCAATTTTCTTGAAATGTAGTTTGTGCTTTTATGGTGAACAGGCACATGTGAGAGGACACCGGGTGAGGAAGAATTATAGGAAGATAACCTGGTCCATCGGGATTGTAGAGAAGGTAATTTTGCAATGGAGATGGAAAGGGAGTGGTTTGCGGGGATTTAAACAAGAAGCACTTGCTGAGGGATCTAGCAAGCAAGATACATCCCCGATTGAGGATGACTATGATTTCCAGAAAGAAGgcaaaaagcaaacaaaagaatGGTTGCAAAAAGCCATTGCCAGGGTGAAGTCCATGGTTCAGTATCCAAAAGCAAGGGATCAATACCGTAGGCTGCTAAATGTTGTCACAGAGATGCAGGGAACTAAGGTACCTCTACTTCGATACACTATATGCCACTTTTCCCGAATTACTTTGGTTACCTTAATCTCTTTGCACCTTCGTGAATAGTTTATGTTGAAAGAACTTGATTTCTGTGGCTTGTTGTCACATGTCTCTAGCATTTTACGTGAAGTTACAATGCAGTGAAAACCTGATTTGTGCTTGTGTCTAGATGCATTCAACGGGCTATGACGTACTTGCTCTTGTTTTACTATAACTAGAAAACTACTCATAAACCTTCTTGTTcacagtttttttcttcttctttcttccttttggtTCATTCACATTAGCATGATAACGGGTAGAATCCCAGTTAGCACTAATTAGATGGATTTGATGTGCATCGATTTGTGGAAATTGGGcaagaaggaagaaaataaaaagagagaaatatggGTTTTGCTTGTAGCGTGGGGCAGTAGTTCTCATGGCTgttaattaaatattttatcacATGTGGTCGAGTCCACGAAGGTATGCTACAATTTAGTTGTAATTTGTCCAATTTGGTGGCTTTTTTGTCATTTGATTGATCTTTTCTTATGTTTTTTGATGTACTGAATCTGATTTAGTGGTTAGCTTGAAATGACTTTAACGTCAGAGGTGAATATCGGATTTTGATAATTGCAGAAGATATTGAACAAGAAGCTTTGGCAATTCTTGTCGTGAACAAGCTTAGAGGGGCATTGAAAATTGCAACACTGAAAGCTCCGggatttggagaaagaaagatCCAGTACCTTGATGACATTATAATTCTAACTGGAGGTCATATTTCATTCTTTAGGCTGTGTGTTCATTTGCTACCCTACATTCCTTGAATCTTGGACAAGAAAGCTCCTGGCCTTTTAAGTTATTCGTAGTAGTAAATATAAAGAGTAACGACATTGGCTTCCTATCTGTTTTCAGCCCCTTAATTGGAAATTTTGTCTTCCTGAAAGCAACAACTATAATTAGAGATGAGTTAGGGCTTACCTTGGACAAGGCAGATAAAGAAGTCATGGGTCATGGTGCTAAGGTTTTGTTTACCAAGGATTTGACGACAATTGTTGGTGATGGGAGCACCCAGGATGCAGTAAATCAACATGTTGCACAGATTAAAAACCTTATAGAGGTTTAATTCTCGTTCTATGTGTGTACCCGCGCGCATTTATATgcatgtatgtgtatatatagtgGGGCAAGCGCGTGTTAGAATACTTATTCTACATGTTTTATAAGAAGGTTGCCGAGCAAgaatatgaaaagaaaaaacgtAATGATAGAATTGCAAAGTTTTCTGGAGGTGTTGTCGTCATTCAGGTCACCTTGCATTATATAACTGTACAATATAGCTTGGTGGTCtataaatttactttttttgtgGTATGCAAACTAAATCTAATGAAATTTTGAAGGTTAGAGCACAAACTGAGagagcaaaaagaaaagaagttgaGAGTAGAGGATGCTCTCAATGCAACAAAGGCAAGTTTTTTATGAGACTCTGGTTTCTGGTTTCTGGTTTATAGAGATAGTAGATCCTTGTCAAATTGTTAGCAGTGAGGATAATGTTCAATTGATTGTGAAATTGATAGTCAGGCAGCTGTTGAGGAAagtattgttgttgttggtggATGCACCCTACTTAGGCTTGCATCAAAAGTTGATGCCATCAAGGATAGCCTTGAGAATGGCGAAGAAAAGGTAATTTCATGCTGTAACTCTTACTAGCAGTTATGGTTGTGCAATTTTAGTGATTTTGAATCGAGATATTCAGATACAATTTGGATAGAGTCTTTATGTAATATTAATGTGTCATCAACTTAGTTACATCCAATAGATTGGAATCAAAATAGAggtaattgaacaaaatagtGTAGGAACGAATTGTCCATCATAGAATATAGTTAGAAAGTTAGACACATGTTTGACTGCAATATTTATGGTTACTATATGATTCTTGCTAATTAATGTCAACAGGGCTACAAGTTGGAGCGAGTTTTGAGTTACCCCTCGAAGTTGATTGCCAAGAATGCCGGTGCTAATGGAAGTGTTGTTAATGAGAGGTACTTAACTAAATTAGTACTTCATGAGCCTACGTATATTTTGTCGTGTTGTATTTGTGGGATGAcattctgtttatttttttgcaggTTCTTCCCAATGATAACCCTGAATTTGGATACAATGTTGCAATGGGAGAATACGAGGATTTGATGGTTGCCAGAATAATTGATCCGACCAAGGTGAGTTCTAGAGGTAAGTACCTTTTGCAGATGAGATTGTGTGTGTAGTGAGAATGCCAAGTCTGGATTATTTGAATTTGTGGTATCTAAGGGTCATCAATGTTGGAGCATTTCTTGTTTTGAGTCTTGCAAAATGGAATTGAGTTGATGAATGTAGTGCTCTGGACAGTCATGTGTTTGCTTATTGGTTGGGTCGTTAATAACAAACTCTGTTTTCTTTGAAGATTGGTACTCCTTATTTATGGCAATATGGTTAACTTAGTTACCTTTAGTCATcatgaaattattcatatagtGGATTCTTTGCATTTCCCTGTGCCTTACTTAATTGCAGCAGAATACTTCCAATCTTAGATAGTTCAAAGGTTTTGGGTGTAGTTCTTGTAGATCATAGATAGCGAGACACATGTTTACACATATACGATTATATTTGTTTTAAGTGTATCAATATTAATAGATTTTTCCTCATCCTGAAATGATAAGAAGAAGCATGTCTTCAATATAACTTGACAATTTAAATGGTAAGAGATTGTAAGAAATACCGTCTATGAATCTGTATTCGGACATCATTAGGCTTATTGTCTTTAGACTACTTTTTCGATGATCTAGACTCTACTCTATTTGATGATGAGACACATGTTTGCACAAATACAATTATATTTGTTTTGAGAGTGTATCAATATTAATGGATTTTTCATCATCCTGAAATGATAAGAAGAAGCATCTACTCAATGTAACTTGACAATTTAATTGGTTGACTTGTTAAGAGATTGTAAGAAATAATGTCTATGAATCTGTTGTCAGACATCATTAGGCATATTGTTTTTAGACTACTCTTTAGATGATCTAGACTCTACTCTATTTGATGATATTGTGACTACTCAACTCTTGCTTTGTGTCAAGACTTATTCCGGCTGAACATGTTTTTTTCCCAGCTGATTGGAGTCAAGACTTATTACGGCTGAATATGATTTTTTCCCAGCTAACTGGAAAACTTAATGCTATGCTGATTTCAGGTAGTCATGTTGCTTGGAACACGCAACTTCGGTGGCGAAAACAATCTTGGTGTCAACTGTGTAGTGGTAGAGATCATAGAGCATGAACTTGTTCCTACTGGCAACCCCATGGGCAATTCAGGAAACAAAGTTTCTCCTTTTTATTACTTTCAATTTTTGTGTATGCATCTTCCACATTGCATTTTATTAAATACCTTCTTGTCTTTTTAGGATACGATTACTAGACGCTGTCGAAGATTGTGAGAAGTTATCAGAGCAAAAGGTGATCTAAATTCTGTTGTGAGTTCTGAAACATACCGGAGGGAGTCATTATTTGTGCAAATTTATTGtttcttcttattcttttttttttttttgcctctgTATCATCATCAAAAAGGAAGAGATTGTTAgaaatatttaattttgattataattGTCAAAATTGAGTTCTTAAAAGCTTTGTTAATATGTTTTCctaaaaactcattttgaaaaataagaaaatgcttTGTTGTAAATTTGTAATACTCATTATACTAATGTCTTGATTTGAGTTCCTTTTTATACTAATTGCCTTCGTGCAAAAAGGGTCTTTAATGGGCATTAATGTAAACTCTTTTTTATAATCTAAACTTTCAGCCCATAATTGATCTAATTAACTAAAGTTCTTTTCCAACCCATAATTTCCATTTTATAATTCTAGCTTTCAGTAAATGAATAGGACCAATTGATTTTTAACCTTTGGACCGAAATCTCAATTTTGTTCAACCCACGTATAACTTTTTAAAACTCCTGGCCCTATCCATTTTGATCGGTCCACACACATCAAAGCATTTGGCCCATTTCTTTATTAATCATAGTGGACGACCAGTTTATGAATAGGTCGACCGACTCAAATGTTTTCCGCCAATGTTGACCTTCTAAGCTTCGTATTTAGGGCATCAAATCATTATAGGTTTTTTGCAGCAGATTTACAGGTTCTCAAAATAATGATCAATTCatatgtatataaatataaattatCAGATATCGATCTACCCACCGAAACAAAAAGCCTTAAAAGCAACGGGCATGACTTTATCGTGCGAAGCAAAAGGATTAAGACTGCTCCCAAGCATTACCCTTCAATCTCTCCCATGAAGGGGCTCAATTGGAAAAATCATGCTAAACTTTGACTGACCAGAAATTTATCTTCATGACCCAGAAATACAAGGAATGGGTAtgtttgttcttcaattttcgtTTGAATTTTTTAGGCATCAAAGATCTAATTAGTAATTTGTTAAAGTAATCTTGCATTTCCTTTGTCATCTGAAACTGAATAGGTCGCCACCATTTTGTTTCAATCTTTTTGACTGGTACATGTCATTGATGGTGTTCATCATTGAAGGCTAAATTTTTCAAGGTAGATCTTGCTTTAGAAACACAATCTTGATACACTTTTGTTGAGATTTTAATACTATGTTCTTGTTTATTGTGAAATTGCTACAAATAAGATATGCATATCTGTACTTTGTGTAACTGAAttccgttccaaaaaaaaagggtaccTTTACCAGCTACAATTGCAGAGAGTAATCCATGGTCCTTGACCATATAAGAACATGAAATCTCCAATTCAAATTGGACAATTTTggtccaatttttccaattgagTCCCCCATCCATGGTACATCTAGCCATTCCCAAAGGTAAATTAGGACTATTTCGTTGTTTTTTAATGATTACTTTAACAGGTTTTCTGACTTTTGATGATTTCCATTCATGCCCCCTCTTTTGTTCTATGTTTTGCCGTCTTCCTCATGATTATGTACGGGTACCGTTGGGTTTTTGACCGCCTGAATGAGATTGACAGGGACTGGGCAGAGTGGATGGAGCTTGAGGTAAGACGTATTGAAAATTTGGAGAGAGGAAGCAAGTTGGATGGAGACTTACTCAACCCAGTTCCACACCACCACGGAAGCCACTCCCTTCCTTACTTCATGACTCTTTCTCTCTAACTTCTAGCGATGTTTTGGAAGCAACTTCCAACAATGCTTGAAGAAACTCAAGGCAAAAATCTCGAAGCTTAAGCTTTGATCGAAATTAGGTAATCACTCATTTCGCCCTAATTTCTTCCCTAACTTTCTATTACATTTCCTAGATTGTTTCGATTTTGGTTAAAATCAGTTTACTAAACATTTATGGAAAAACCCCCAAATCTCaaagtattttcttttgaattgaGGGCTTTCTAAAACTAATGCTTTTGTTAGATTAAATTCCTGAGTGAGATGCCAAGTGTTAGTGTTTCTCCTTGTCGTCCAAAGTTTTCTACCATCGCCATCCAATTTCCCTTTCACTTTGGTAGTCCATGGCCTGTAACGCTCCATTTGTTTTCGATGTAAAATGCTTTcctcaaaaatattttcctcattttccggtgtttggttggataTTCATCAAGTAAAACAATTTTaagtgtaaaatgttttaccccATCGgctgtaaaatgttttactctCACGAACCCCATAAGTCATATTTTTCCTAGATGTCCCTGATGCGTAATGAAGTGCAGAAGTGGGCTGGCAGTCTTTAGAGCTTATTATCTAAacaagaactctctctctctctctctctctctctctctctctctctctctctctctcctgacccactttttgtttctctctacGTTGTACAATGGGACCTGGGAAGAGTATTCTTTAATCTCTATGTATGCTTCTCTTTCTACAATTGAGAGTGTAGAATACATGTTTCTCTTCTCTCTGCAACAAGGAATCAACCAAATTGCTTCAAAAACCACAAGAAAGTTACGAATTGAGCATAACAGTACGTACAAATATGTctatgtgtgtgcatgtgtatacatatacatattgttGTATATGTATACAAGCGTATAATCATAAATGTTAAGAGGCAGAGAATAGCTTTTCTTGTACTTTGAATTGATTCaaacttttgtcatcaaaaaaattttcaagtgtcaaccaagcaccgaaaaacaaaagcaacaaaaacat
Coding sequences:
- the LOC131323846 gene encoding chaperonin 60 subunit beta 2, chloroplastic-like, which gives rise to MGHGAKVLFTKDLTTIVGDGSTQDAVNQHVAQIKNLIEVAEQEYEKKKRNDRIAKFSGGVVVIQVRAQTERAKRKEVESRGCSQCNKGNQAAVEESIVVVGGCTLLRLASKVDAIKDSLENGEEKGYKLERVLSYPSKLIAKNAGANGSVVNERYLTKLVLPNDNPEFGYNVAMGEYEDLMVARIIDPTKTSLGILFLDYSLDDLDSTLFDDIVVMLLGTRNFGGENNLGVNCVVVEIIEHELVPTGNPMGNSGNKVF